In Oryzihumus leptocrescens, the following are encoded in one genomic region:
- a CDS encoding alkaline phosphatase family protein produces the protein MTVAPRPVRAAATRTAALASLLAACAMPSAAGGVQHTTGVAERPAASAAAAGVPRPAHVVVVVMENHSYGQIIGASDAPFINGLARSGALLTQSYAVAHPSEPNYLALFSGSTQGLGDDSCPHTYTGANFGSRVLASGRRFVGYSEDLPATGFTGCDAGSYARRHNPWVNFTTVPAGANQPFSQWPANPAALPALAFVVPNVANDMHDGSIATGDHWLATHLGSYAAWARTHNSLLVLTWDEDDDNAANHVVTVVVGAGVRPGHYADHVNHYRVLRMLSDLLRVAPVGRAASEPPLTSIWM, from the coding sequence ATGACCGTCGCGCCACGTCCTGTCCGCGCCGCAGCGACCCGGACCGCCGCACTTGCCTCCCTGCTCGCCGCCTGCGCCATGCCCTCCGCCGCCGGGGGTGTCCAGCACACCACCGGGGTGGCGGAGCGACCGGCCGCGTCGGCCGCCGCCGCTGGGGTGCCCCGCCCCGCGCACGTCGTGGTGGTGGTCATGGAGAACCACTCCTACGGGCAGATCATCGGGGCCTCCGACGCCCCGTTCATCAACGGCCTGGCCAGGTCCGGCGCCCTGCTCACCCAGTCGTATGCCGTGGCGCACCCGAGCGAGCCCAACTACCTCGCGCTGTTCTCCGGGTCCACCCAGGGGCTGGGCGACGACTCCTGCCCCCACACCTACACCGGCGCCAACTTCGGCAGCCGCGTGCTGGCGTCGGGGCGACGGTTCGTCGGCTACTCCGAGGACCTGCCCGCCACCGGGTTCACCGGGTGCGACGCCGGCTCCTACGCGCGGCGGCACAACCCCTGGGTCAACTTCACCACCGTCCCCGCCGGTGCGAACCAGCCGTTCAGCCAGTGGCCGGCCAACCCCGCGGCACTCCCGGCGCTGGCCTTCGTGGTCCCCAACGTCGCCAACGACATGCACGACGGCAGCATCGCCACCGGCGACCACTGGCTGGCCACGCACCTGGGCTCCTACGCGGCGTGGGCCCGAACCCACAACAGCCTGCTCGTGCTGACGTGGGACGAGGACGACGACAACGCTGCCAACCACGTCGTCACCGTGGTCGTCGGGGCCGGGGTCCGGCCCGGGCACTACGCCGACCACGTCAACCACTACCGCGTGCTGCGCATGCTGTCCGACCTGCTGCGGGTGGCGCCGGTGGGGCGTGCCGCGTCGGAGCCACCGCTCACCTCGATCTGGATGTGA
- a CDS encoding glycosyltransferase family 2 protein, which produces MRSVTAVVCVYTERRWDRILMALQSLREQTLAPQEVLVVVDHNPALGARLAAALPEVRVVENRHRQGLSGGRNTALELATGELVAFLDDDAQAAHDWLETLVGAMSTDDVLGAGSRVEPEWQTRRPRWWPAEFDWVVGCTYRGMPGTSCVVRNPSGGAMVLRRDLRERAGLFREDLGRVGDRPVGCEETEYCLRATRLTGGVFRYEPASTIWHLVPPARCTWSYFLNRCYSEGLSKAIVARSVRGAAPLATERHYVTRVLPAGVLAGLNDAVGLDLPGLLRASNIVLGVAAASAGFLTGRARRATLDA; this is translated from the coding sequence GTGAGGTCCGTGACCGCCGTGGTGTGCGTCTACACCGAACGCCGCTGGGACCGCATCCTGATGGCGCTGCAGTCCCTCCGCGAGCAGACCCTGGCTCCGCAGGAGGTCCTCGTCGTCGTGGACCACAACCCGGCGCTCGGGGCGCGGCTCGCGGCCGCCCTCCCCGAGGTCAGGGTGGTGGAGAACCGGCACCGGCAGGGGTTGTCCGGCGGACGGAACACCGCGCTGGAGCTCGCGACCGGGGAGCTGGTCGCGTTCCTCGACGACGACGCGCAGGCCGCCCACGACTGGCTGGAGACCCTCGTGGGGGCGATGTCTACCGACGACGTGCTCGGGGCCGGCAGCCGGGTCGAGCCGGAGTGGCAGACCCGCCGTCCCCGCTGGTGGCCGGCCGAGTTCGACTGGGTGGTGGGCTGCACCTACCGCGGCATGCCCGGCACCAGCTGTGTCGTCCGGAACCCCTCGGGCGGAGCCATGGTCCTGCGGCGCGACCTGCGCGAGCGGGCGGGGCTGTTCCGCGAGGACCTCGGTCGCGTCGGCGACCGACCCGTCGGCTGCGAGGAGACGGAGTACTGCCTGCGGGCCACCCGGCTGACCGGCGGGGTCTTCCGCTACGAGCCGGCCTCGACGATCTGGCACCTCGTCCCGCCGGCCCGGTGCACCTGGTCGTACTTCCTCAACCGCTGCTACAGCGAGGGCCTGTCCAAGGCGATCGTGGCCAGGTCGGTGCGCGGAGCCGCGCCGCTGGCGACCGAGCGTCACTACGTGACCCGCGTGCTCCCGGCGGGGGTCCTGGCCGGGCTGAACGACGCGGTGGGACTGGACCTGCCGGGGCTGCTCCGGGCGTCCAACATCGTGCTCGGCGTGGCCGCCGCGTCCGCGGGCTTCCTCACCGGCCGCGCGCGAAGGGCCACCCTCGATGCGTGA
- a CDS encoding phosphotransferase — translation MSVGVILGLGRRRASAQWSQPVYRAGWLLAGGSVVTAVAGVAFWLSAAHLYPPEVVGANSSLISAMMFLAGVAQLNLMSAVLRFVPAAGARAGRLVLGFYAVALTTSAVAAAVFLMGLGTFAPALRPLLSSPPQAFFFVAATMGWTLYVLHCSTLVAVGQAGASTVATQTFNLGKLVLLLGFAVAVPGAGVWFSWTVSMAVVLAGAVWYYAARAYPRFTALPRAVPATAPTLRELVRYVGPDYLAALAWIACTTLPPILVINLTGPSHAAVFALAWSMCFVLLNVPASFGQSLVAHGPLEPHRLEERHRKVLTYSLGMVVPAVTVLVVLAPWILRLFGSWYVEVGTTTLRLLALAAVPNCVVALAVSRARVQRRMTVVVGTMATLSVGVLGGTLLAVPHVGIAGAGFAWLVAESVVAAWVGLRWVGPHLVAPPWPTVPRRTRRRAVQAVAADGWTPERTLRSVSDSSVVLLRSPSSSAALKVATGEGGVRSLAAERRVLQQLAADERLGSWRRMIPTVLGGWQDARGGYLLLSRLPGAPPDQHTPGRLTHEALCALAPLHRLESSIVAVDSRLLDRWVGAPVAALARALPDGEVVRSGLHDLERVLRCRLQGRSVTLGWSHGDLHPGNLLVWPDGVVRGILDWGGARPDSFPALDPAHWLLTTAAEHGHRALGREVAERLGRGEYWHRGEAELIGSAACGHGLPDESLLLLTWLAHVHMNLQKSARYGASPLWSRRTVLPVLRAVHEGGVTR, via the coding sequence ATGAGCGTGGGCGTCATCCTCGGCCTCGGCCGGCGTCGCGCATCGGCCCAGTGGAGCCAGCCCGTCTACCGCGCAGGATGGCTCCTGGCCGGCGGGTCGGTCGTCACGGCCGTGGCCGGTGTCGCGTTCTGGCTGTCCGCCGCCCACCTCTACCCGCCGGAGGTCGTCGGCGCCAACTCCTCGCTCATCTCGGCGATGATGTTCCTTGCCGGCGTCGCGCAGCTGAACCTCATGAGCGCCGTCCTGCGCTTCGTGCCCGCCGCCGGCGCCAGGGCCGGGCGGCTCGTGCTCGGCTTCTACGCCGTCGCCCTGACGACGAGCGCCGTTGCCGCCGCCGTCTTCCTCATGGGCCTGGGCACCTTCGCGCCCGCCCTCCGCCCGCTCCTGTCCTCCCCACCACAGGCGTTCTTCTTCGTCGCGGCCACCATGGGCTGGACGCTGTACGTCCTTCACTGCTCGACGCTCGTGGCCGTCGGCCAGGCCGGGGCGTCCACGGTCGCCACCCAGACGTTCAACCTCGGCAAGCTCGTCCTGCTGCTCGGCTTCGCGGTGGCGGTGCCGGGGGCCGGCGTCTGGTTCTCCTGGACCGTCTCCATGGCCGTCGTCCTGGCCGGGGCCGTCTGGTACTACGCCGCCCGCGCATACCCGCGGTTCACTGCCCTCCCGCGCGCCGTGCCGGCCACGGCCCCCACGCTGCGCGAGCTGGTGCGCTACGTCGGCCCCGACTACCTGGCCGCCCTGGCCTGGATCGCCTGCACCACGCTGCCCCCTATCCTGGTCATCAACCTCACCGGCCCGTCCCACGCGGCGGTCTTCGCACTCGCCTGGTCCATGTGCTTCGTGCTGCTCAACGTCCCCGCGTCGTTCGGCCAGTCCCTGGTCGCCCACGGCCCGCTGGAGCCGCACCGGCTGGAGGAGCGCCACCGCAAGGTGCTCACCTACTCCCTGGGCATGGTGGTCCCGGCGGTGACGGTGCTCGTCGTCCTCGCGCCGTGGATCCTGCGGCTCTTCGGGTCGTGGTATGTCGAGGTGGGGACCACCACGCTGCGCCTGCTGGCCCTGGCGGCGGTGCCCAACTGCGTCGTGGCGCTCGCCGTCAGCCGGGCGCGGGTGCAACGGCGGATGACCGTCGTGGTCGGGACGATGGCCACCCTCAGCGTGGGGGTGCTGGGGGGCACCCTGCTGGCCGTCCCCCACGTGGGTATCGCGGGCGCCGGGTTCGCGTGGCTCGTGGCCGAGTCGGTCGTGGCGGCCTGGGTGGGGCTGCGGTGGGTCGGGCCCCACCTCGTGGCTCCCCCGTGGCCCACCGTGCCCCGCCGCACCCGCCGCCGCGCGGTGCAGGCCGTCGCGGCGGACGGCTGGACCCCGGAGCGGACGCTGCGGTCGGTGTCCGACTCCTCCGTGGTCCTCCTGCGCTCGCCGTCGTCGTCGGCGGCCCTCAAGGTCGCCACGGGCGAGGGGGGTGTCAGGTCCCTCGCCGCGGAACGACGCGTCCTGCAGCAGCTTGCCGCCGACGAGCGGCTCGGCTCCTGGCGCCGCATGATCCCCACGGTCCTGGGCGGCTGGCAGGACGCCCGCGGTGGCTACCTGCTGCTCAGCCGCCTGCCCGGGGCGCCTCCGGACCAGCACACGCCGGGGCGCCTCACCCACGAGGCCCTCTGCGCGCTCGCCCCCCTGCACCGGCTCGAGTCCTCCATCGTCGCGGTCGACTCGCGGCTGCTGGACCGGTGGGTGGGGGCACCGGTCGCGGCCCTGGCCCGGGCGCTGCCCGACGGCGAGGTCGTCCGGTCGGGGCTGCACGACCTCGAGCGGGTGCTGCGGTGCCGGCTCCAGGGACGGTCGGTGACCCTGGGCTGGAGCCACGGCGACCTGCACCCGGGGAACCTGCTGGTCTGGCCCGACGGCGTGGTGCGGGGGATCCTCGACTGGGGTGGGGCCCGGCCGGACTCCTTCCCGGCCCTGGACCCCGCGCACTGGCTGCTGACCACGGCCGCGGAGCACGGCCACCGCGCCCTGGGCAGGGAGGTGGCCGAGCGGCTGGGCCGCGGGGAGTACTGGCACCGCGGCGAAGCCGAGCTCATCGGGTCCGCCGCCTGTGGCCACGGCCTGCCGGACGAGTCCCTGCTGCTCCTGACCTGGCTGGCCCACGTGCACATGAACCTGCAGAAGTCGGCCCGCTACGGCGCGAGCCCGCTCTGGTCGCGGCGCACCGTCCTCCCGGTGCTGCGCGCCGTCCACGAGGGTGGGGTGACGCGGTGA
- a CDS encoding FAD binding domain-containing protein yields the protein MQVPSPFEYERASSVDEAIALLQRHGEGARLIAGGHSLLPLMKLRLASPEVLVDINALTDLQRIRVEADAVRIGAMVRHAELLASAVVGEHFRLLHEAEQVIADPAVRNRGTVGGSLCQADPAEDLSAAFGALRAEVVIRGAGGERVVPVRELVTGPYETVVAPDEILTEVRVPIRPGTGSSYRKVERRAGDWPIASAGAVVRLEGDTIAEVGIGLAAVGAAHSVVRGAEDAIRGRAADEESIELAAVRASEECSPTTDQRGPADYKRALVAELVRRVLRTAIARSRGEEA from the coding sequence ATGCAGGTGCCGTCACCGTTCGAGTACGAACGGGCTTCGTCCGTGGACGAGGCCATCGCGTTGCTGCAGCGCCACGGGGAGGGCGCCCGGCTGATCGCCGGTGGTCACAGCCTGCTCCCGCTGATGAAGCTGCGGCTCGCCTCGCCGGAGGTGCTGGTCGACATCAACGCGCTGACCGACCTGCAGCGGATCCGGGTCGAGGCCGACGCCGTGCGCATCGGCGCGATGGTGCGTCACGCCGAGCTGCTCGCCTCGGCGGTGGTCGGCGAGCACTTCCGCCTCCTGCACGAGGCCGAGCAGGTGATCGCCGACCCCGCGGTGCGCAACCGCGGCACGGTCGGCGGGTCGCTGTGCCAGGCCGACCCCGCCGAGGACCTGTCGGCCGCGTTCGGGGCGTTGCGGGCCGAGGTCGTCATCCGCGGCGCCGGCGGCGAGCGCGTCGTGCCGGTGCGCGAGCTGGTGACCGGGCCGTACGAGACCGTCGTCGCGCCTGACGAGATCCTCACCGAGGTGCGGGTGCCGATCCGCCCGGGCACGGGCAGCAGCTACCGCAAGGTCGAGCGCCGCGCGGGCGACTGGCCGATCGCCTCGGCCGGGGCGGTGGTCCGGCTGGAGGGCGACACGATCGCCGAGGTCGGCATCGGGCTGGCGGCCGTGGGCGCGGCGCACTCGGTGGTGCGCGGCGCCGAGGACGCCATCCGGGGGCGGGCCGCCGACGAGGAGAGCATCGAGCTCGCGGCGGTCCGGGCCAGCGAGGAGTGCTCGCCGACCACCGACCAGCGCGGGCCCGCCGACTACAAGCGCGCGCTCGTGGCGGAGCTGGTCCGTCGCGTGCTGCGCACCGCCATCGCGCGCAGTCGCGGAGAGGAGGCCTGA
- a CDS encoding glycosyltransferase: MVEPLLVGDLDLDAPLPHLPSSPRHAGTRLLARLHTRPMGEVDLRWDGAGLAPDELAARAWPQVADRVREHLRSEGASVPDRLPVQGLAPDHAPGCLEVRSAPGQPSITVVVATRDRTASLERTLASLERLRYQRFDVVVVDSAPSSAETRLALQARSSPFALRYVHTSRPGLALAHNTALDHVTGDVVAFTDDDVEVDPWWLSAVAETFADQDVTCVTGLILAAELETAAQVWVEQAGGFARGFEERRFSLTRPSPDPLFPFTAGRFGSGANMSFRTGWLRDRAGFDRATGAGTPARGGDDLTAFCRVVLDGGVLAYQPAAIVRHWHRRDYAGLRRQSFGYGIGLGAYLTSTAWRQPSLVAQMARRAVPATAHLLAHDSPKNQGKRSDFPTELTWRERAGLALGPPAYLLSRWRYRSTTPWGAPP, encoded by the coding sequence ATGGTTGAACCGCTCCTCGTCGGTGACCTCGACCTGGACGCGCCACTGCCCCACCTGCCCTCCTCGCCGAGGCACGCCGGCACGCGGCTGCTGGCCCGGCTGCACACCCGGCCCATGGGTGAGGTCGACCTGCGCTGGGACGGAGCGGGGCTGGCCCCGGACGAGCTCGCGGCCCGGGCGTGGCCCCAGGTCGCGGACCGCGTCCGCGAGCACCTTCGCTCCGAAGGGGCGTCGGTCCCCGACCGGCTGCCCGTGCAGGGGCTGGCCCCGGACCACGCCCCGGGGTGCCTGGAGGTCCGCTCGGCGCCGGGGCAACCCTCGATCACCGTGGTGGTGGCGACCCGCGACCGCACCGCGAGCCTCGAGCGCACCCTGGCGTCGCTGGAACGCCTGCGCTACCAGCGGTTCGACGTCGTCGTGGTCGACAGCGCCCCCTCGAGCGCCGAGACCCGGCTGGCGCTGCAGGCACGCAGCAGTCCCTTCGCCCTGCGGTACGTGCACACCAGCCGTCCGGGACTGGCGCTCGCGCACAACACCGCCCTCGACCACGTCACCGGGGACGTCGTCGCGTTCACCGACGACGACGTCGAGGTGGACCCGTGGTGGCTCTCCGCGGTGGCGGAGACGTTCGCCGACCAGGACGTCACCTGCGTGACCGGCCTGATCCTGGCCGCCGAGCTCGAGACGGCCGCCCAGGTGTGGGTCGAGCAGGCGGGCGGGTTCGCCCGCGGGTTCGAGGAACGCCGCTTCAGCCTGACGCGACCGAGCCCTGACCCACTGTTCCCGTTCACCGCCGGCCGGTTCGGCTCCGGCGCCAACATGTCCTTCCGCACGGGCTGGCTGCGGGACCGGGCCGGGTTCGACCGGGCCACCGGTGCCGGGACCCCCGCCCGGGGCGGCGACGACCTGACCGCGTTCTGCCGGGTGGTCCTCGACGGTGGCGTGCTGGCCTACCAGCCGGCCGCGATCGTGCGGCACTGGCACCGGCGGGACTACGCGGGGCTGCGCCGCCAGTCCTTCGGCTACGGGATCGGGCTCGGCGCCTACCTCACGTCCACCGCGTGGCGGCAGCCGTCCCTGGTCGCGCAGATGGCACGGCGCGCCGTGCCCGCCACGGCCCACCTGCTGGCGCACGACTCGCCGAAGAACCAGGGCAAGCGCTCCGACTTCCCCACCGAGCTCACCTGGCGTGAGCGCGCCGGCCTGGCCCTCGGGCCGCCCGCCTACCTGCTCAGCCGGTGGCGCTACCGGTCCACGACTCCCTGGGGGGCACCCCCATGA
- a CDS encoding glycosyltransferase family 2 protein, with protein sequence MIPAKNEARNLAWVLGEIPDCVDEVVMVDGRSEDATLLMASIHRPDIRFVAQSGTGKGDALRAGFASATGDIVVMIDADGSMSAREIPHFLHFLTHGYDFVKGSRFIAGGGSLDITAFRRTGNWALLQLVNTLYDANLTDLCYGFCAFHRQFLDLLDLTADGFDIEAQMTVHALKAGLRIAEVPSLELPRRSGRSNLHAIRDGNLVLRSVLRDRQRRHRARHALDLLHLPYSGRRQLATHHG encoded by the coding sequence GTGATCCCCGCCAAGAACGAAGCGCGCAACCTCGCGTGGGTGCTCGGCGAGATCCCCGACTGCGTGGACGAGGTCGTCATGGTCGACGGCCGCTCGGAGGACGCCACCTTGCTGATGGCCTCGATCCACCGACCCGACATCCGCTTCGTCGCCCAGTCGGGCACCGGCAAGGGCGATGCGCTGCGGGCCGGCTTCGCGTCCGCGACCGGCGACATCGTGGTGATGATCGACGCCGACGGCAGCATGTCGGCGCGGGAGATCCCGCACTTCCTGCACTTCCTCACCCACGGCTACGACTTCGTCAAGGGCTCGCGGTTCATCGCCGGTGGCGGGTCGCTGGACATCACCGCGTTCCGCCGGACAGGCAACTGGGCGCTGCTGCAGCTGGTGAACACGCTGTACGACGCGAACCTCACCGACCTGTGCTATGGCTTCTGCGCCTTCCACCGCCAGTTCCTGGACCTGCTCGACCTGACCGCGGACGGGTTCGACATCGAGGCCCAGATGACCGTGCACGCGCTGAAGGCCGGTCTCCGGATCGCCGAGGTCCCCAGCCTGGAGCTGCCCCGCCGCAGCGGTCGGTCCAACCTCCACGCCATCCGGGACGGCAACCTCGTCCTGAGGAGCGTGCTGCGTGACCGTCAGCGCCGCCACCGGGCACGCCACGCCCTGGACCTGCTGCACCTGCCCTACTCCGGACGTCGTCAGCTGGCCACACACCATGGTTGA
- a CDS encoding GNAT family N-acetyltransferase, with amino-acid sequence MVTVREVTVPAPREAWVDLLRRSTEATVTQTPEWLDCICATGPWTDASRLYRFDDGREVLLPFARRRHLPAALAVEGSWPFDWSTGGPVADGPVTVAHTRSVFEDLLEHRALRRTVRLGALADPAWRCAPSAFHRETQAIYTLDLSGGFDHVWGTRFQPSVRRAVRKAEQSGLRVEVDRAGRLVGVFNELYRASVARWAEAQHEPQLLARWRMQRANPPHKFQTVAERLGDRCSVWVAWQDEHPAAALIVLRHGTQAKYWRGAMDREVASPTRANDLLHRLAIEDACRSSCTHYSMGEARPGSGLARFKAGFGAREHCTETYRAERLPLTRIDQAARVAVKRVLRFEDA; translated from the coding sequence ATGGTGACGGTGCGCGAGGTGACGGTGCCCGCACCCCGGGAGGCGTGGGTGGACCTGCTCCGCCGCAGCACAGAGGCGACAGTCACCCAGACCCCGGAGTGGCTGGACTGCATCTGCGCGACCGGTCCCTGGACCGACGCGAGCCGGCTGTACCGCTTCGACGACGGGCGGGAGGTCCTGCTCCCGTTCGCCCGGCGTCGGCACCTTCCCGCGGCCCTTGCGGTGGAGGGCTCGTGGCCGTTCGACTGGAGCACGGGCGGCCCGGTTGCCGACGGCCCGGTCACGGTGGCCCACACCCGCTCCGTGTTCGAGGACCTGCTCGAGCACCGTGCCCTGCGGCGGACGGTGCGGCTGGGCGCCCTGGCCGACCCGGCCTGGCGCTGCGCACCGTCCGCGTTCCACCGCGAGACCCAGGCCATCTACACGCTCGACCTCTCCGGCGGGTTCGACCACGTCTGGGGCACCAGGTTCCAGCCCAGCGTGAGACGGGCGGTGCGCAAGGCGGAGCAGTCGGGTCTGCGGGTGGAGGTCGACCGCGCCGGCCGGCTGGTCGGGGTGTTCAACGAGCTGTACCGGGCCTCGGTGGCCCGGTGGGCGGAGGCGCAGCACGAGCCGCAGCTCCTGGCCCGGTGGCGTATGCAGCGGGCCAACCCTCCGCACAAGTTCCAGACCGTCGCCGAGCGGCTCGGGGACCGCTGCTCGGTATGGGTCGCCTGGCAGGACGAGCACCCGGCCGCCGCGCTGATCGTCCTGCGCCACGGCACCCAGGCCAAGTACTGGCGCGGTGCCATGGACCGGGAGGTGGCCTCGCCCACGCGCGCGAACGACCTCCTGCACCGCCTCGCGATCGAGGACGCCTGCCGCTCCTCCTGCACCCACTACAGCATGGGCGAGGCCCGTCCCGGCTCCGGCCTGGCCAGGTTCAAGGCGGGGTTCGGCGCACGGGAACACTGCACCGAGACCTACCGCGCCGAGCGGCTGCCGCTCACCCGCATCGACCAGGCAGCACGGGTGGCCGTCAAGCGGGTGCTGCGCTTCGAGGACGCGTGA
- a CDS encoding (2Fe-2S)-binding protein produces MQVTMTVNGTQVSEDVEPRLLLVHFLRDTLGLTGTHWGCDTSNCGVCVVQLDGLPVKSCTVLAVMADGHDVRTVEGLADGPELDPVQQGFMHEHGLQCGFCTPGMMLTARHLLDTNPHPTTDEVREAISGQICRCTGYENIVRAVQWAAEHPKDVATEGVSP; encoded by the coding sequence ATGCAGGTGACCATGACGGTCAACGGGACGCAGGTCAGCGAGGACGTCGAGCCGCGGCTGCTGCTCGTGCACTTCCTGCGGGACACCCTCGGGCTGACCGGCACCCACTGGGGCTGCGACACCTCCAACTGCGGGGTCTGCGTGGTCCAGCTCGACGGGCTGCCGGTCAAGAGCTGCACCGTCCTGGCGGTCATGGCCGACGGCCACGACGTGCGCACGGTCGAGGGCCTGGCCGACGGCCCCGAGCTCGACCCGGTGCAACAGGGCTTCATGCACGAGCACGGCCTGCAGTGCGGCTTCTGCACCCCCGGGATGATGCTCACCGCCCGGCACCTGCTCGACACCAACCCGCACCCCACCACCGACGAGGTGCGCGAGGCGATCTCGGGCCAGATCTGCCGGTGCACGGGCTACGAGAACATCGTGCGGGCCGTCCAGTGGGCCGCCGAGCACCCGAAAGACGTTGCCACTGAAGGGGTCTCGCCATGA
- a CDS encoding polysaccharide deacetylase family protein — MSPALTGAGPVPILLYHRVGPEPSSWIAPFNVATETLDQHLALVEESGRTPVTVSRLCDGMAGRASLPERPVVITFDDGFADTLTLAAPLLARHGHVATVYLTSGFLAARSPGGDLMLDWAQARELAAQGHEIGAHSVTHPQLDLLSAPLARAEIQVSKAQLEEGLERRIRSFAYPHGYSSPLVRRSVVEAGFDSACSVKNALCSPHDPLFSLARLTVAADTPASTVRQWLGGEGAPVGLRDDRAAARVWRAWRRARAMAPAPVGRS; from the coding sequence ATGAGCCCGGCCCTGACGGGTGCCGGCCCGGTGCCGATCCTGCTGTACCACCGCGTGGGCCCCGAGCCCTCGAGCTGGATCGCGCCGTTCAACGTGGCAACGGAGACGCTGGACCAGCACCTGGCGCTCGTGGAGGAGTCCGGGCGCACCCCGGTGACCGTGTCGAGGCTGTGCGACGGGATGGCGGGCCGGGCCTCCCTGCCCGAGCGTCCCGTGGTCATCACCTTCGACGACGGCTTCGCCGACACCCTCACGCTGGCGGCTCCCCTGCTCGCCCGGCACGGGCACGTCGCCACCGTGTACCTCACGAGCGGGTTCCTGGCGGCCAGGAGCCCCGGCGGTGACCTGATGCTCGACTGGGCCCAGGCCCGCGAGCTCGCCGCCCAGGGGCACGAGATCGGGGCGCACAGCGTCACCCACCCCCAGCTCGACCTCCTGTCAGCGCCCCTGGCGCGAGCGGAGATCCAGGTCAGCAAGGCCCAGCTCGAGGAGGGCCTGGAACGGCGGATCCGCTCCTTCGCCTACCCCCACGGCTACTCCAGCCCGCTCGTCCGCCGCAGCGTGGTCGAGGCGGGGTTCGACTCCGCCTGCTCGGTGAAGAACGCCCTGTGCAGCCCGCACGACCCGTTGTTCTCGCTGGCCCGCCTGACCGTCGCCGCAGACACCCCCGCGTCGACGGTGCGCCAGTGGCTCGGCGGCGAAGGGGCACCCGTCGGGCTGCGCGACGACCGCGCGGCCGCGCGGGTGTGGCGCGCGTGGCGGCGGGCCCGCGCGATGGCCCCTGCCCCGGTGGGGCGGTCGTGA